In Manis javanica isolate MJ-LG chromosome X, MJ_LKY, whole genome shotgun sequence, the DNA window GAGGCGGGAggcgggcggggcgggcggggcgggcCCCCTCCCCGCGCTGCCTGCGGGCTCCCAGCCCGCGCCCCTGACTGCCCCGTGCCCTGTGTATGGCCAGGTTCCACTCGCAAGCTCTACGAAAAGAAAATCTTCGAATATGAGACCCAGAGGCGGAGGCTCTCGCCCCCAAACTCGTCTGCATCCTCTTTCTCCTATCGGTTCTCCGGTGAGGCCCCAGCCCCAGAGTTTCCCCCGCCGCTTGTGGGGACAGGGTTTGGTCGACAGGGAGGATGGGGTCTTCAGGGTGTGGCAGGGGCGCTGATCGGTTTGGGGacggggagaagggaagggagctCTGGGGTCAAATGGTCGAATTCCCCTCCTCCATTCAGACTTAGATTCAGCATCCGTGGACTCCGATATGTACGATCTGCCGAAGAAAGAGGATGCCTTACTTTACCAGAGCAAGGGTAAGATAGGGATGGGGTGGGCACCCTGATACCTTCATTCCATTTCCAGTATCAGGGAGAACCTGAGATCTCAATCCCCATTGTCCCTCAGCAGCCCTAGAGAGGAGAAACAGTGTCACAGATCCCAAAATGGGCTTCAGCTTAGGGCCATCAGGCCAGGCTGGGACACCACTGCCCCCTCTGCTACCACTGCCCCCCTTTCCCAAGGCTATAGTGATGACTACTATGAGGAGAGTTACTTGACCACCAGGACTTACGGGGAGCCTGAGCCTGTGGGCACATCCAAGGGCTTCCGCCAGCCCTCAGCTTCACTCTCAGATGCTGACACCTTTCACCACCAGGTGAGCAGGCTGCCAGGCACACTGTACTTGGGTATATCCTGAGGGGGTTATAGCTGGGTTTGGATAAATTAAGGGGACCCCTTGGTACAAATGATGGCTCCCAAAGCTCCAGGGAGAGGTGGGGTCAGTAGACACCTGCCTGGCCAGCGTCATCTTTGGGCGTGTTACCAGAACTCTTTGACTAAAGCACACAGCACATGCCCTGTACCCTGGTCTGGGATCCAGGTTTGAGCTCTTTTTGAGAATCATGGGGCCGAATGTAGGATCTAGGCAGCCATGACAGTCACTGAGCAAGTATCAAGGCCCCATGGACAAGTAGCAAGGCTGAGCACTCCGAAGGgttctggagggggcagggcccaggcctTTAAGTAACGTCAGGTCATCTGGGAGGTCTGGACTGAGGGGTACAGCAGGGCTACACTGACCCTCCCAGCCAGTTCCCTCACCCTTACTCTCTTCTGTAGGTACGCAATGACAGTCTTTTCTCTTCTGAGGAGGAGAGCAAAGATAGGTGAGTAGTAAGGAGGGCTGGGGACTGTGGCTGATTCTGGGCCCAGGTCCTCCTGGCCCATTTGGTCCCCCTCTTTGCCTCAGGGAACACCCCATGTATGGCCGGGACAGTACCTACCAGAGCATCGCACACCACCGCCCAGTCTCCAACATCTCCAGGAGCTCCCTGGGTCTATCCTATTATCCTAcgacctcctccacctcccctgTATCCTCATCTTCATCTCCTCCGCCTTCGTGGCTCACCCGCCGTGCCATCAGGCCAGAAAAGCAGGTCCCTGGGGCTGGTCTGGGCCAGGACCGCCAGGTCCCACTCTGGGGCCAGCTGCTCCTGTTCCTGGTGTTTGCTGCCTTCCTGCTCTTTGTTTATTACTCCATGCAGGCTGAGGATGGCAACCCCTTCTGAATGGAGCCCTGAGGGTCTGGCTTCATGGCTGCAGGGCCAGCTGCTCTTGGAAGTCCTGGCTGACTGCCTTAGCAGTGtttgctgggggagggggtgggggcttttctgtgtgttctAGCTTGGGTGCACTGGGCCTGACCTAGTGCAATGCTTGCTCCCCCTGCCTTGTCCTGCCAGAGAGGCAGAAGGCCCAGGCCCTCTGTGTTGCCATGGTGGGCCAGGGCAGGCCTTCCTCTGGAGCCTCCTGGCCCTGCTTGCTCTGACCCTTAGGGCCCAGGAGGTCAAGACCTTTCTCCTGGAAGAGAACTTGTTGGTTGTCATTGCATGCCTCCTGTTCATTGTCACCTTGTTGGGGGGTAACCCAAGGCCACCCTGACTGTTTTCGTGGATACACAATAAAGACCATTTATTTTTAACGTGTGGGCTTTTCCTGCTAAGGGAGGGATGGTCTTGGTGCTTCAAGAGCCTTGGTTCTCCCTTTTCGCTTTGGGTTTGGGGTAGGGATCCCATGCTACCCATGAACACATTAGTACCTGACTTGTAGGGTCCACTCATTAACTCATTACCCAAAGCTCTTGTTAGGACTTAGGAAGGTAACTGGTGCCACAGGGTGCAGAAAAACCACACATATGCAGGCGAAGTTGCATGTACCTTGCCTGCTACAGGTATTCTAATGAAGAGCTGATGCCACTTTGCTGTCCAAACGCAGGGGGATGGAAAGGAAATGGCATCTGCTTGGTGGGCCACTTCTGGAAAACTGGGGAAGGCTCCCAATGTTTTCAGATTCCTCACCTCTGGGTAACCCAATTCTTCAACCGGCTATATTTTCA includes these proteins:
- the EMD gene encoding emerin, translated to MDDYAVLSDAELAAVLRQYNIPHGPVVGSTRKLYEKKIFEYETQRRRLSPPNSSASSFSYRFSDLDSASVDSDMYDLPKKEDALLYQSKGYSDDYYEESYLTTRTYGEPEPVGTSKGFRQPSASLSDADTFHHQVRNDSLFSSEEESKDREHPMYGRDSTYQSIAHHRPVSNISRSSLGLSYYPTTSSTSPVSSSSSPPPSWLTRRAIRPEKQVPGAGLGQDRQVPLWGQLLLFLVFAAFLLFVYYSMQAEDGNPF